A portion of the Corynebacterium jeikeium genome contains these proteins:
- a CDS encoding glutamate ABC transporter substrate-binding protein — MIVSFSPSLHSLAGWRRGAVLGALAIAGLTVSACATDSLADDPYSRTILEATGDFPLPPGAFYDKASSRKPAAEANTPDLSTLAPDDQTPEERIPEIYQRGRIIVGVDQSLNLLSFRDFSSGELSGFEVSLAQEIARDIFDNPDAVEFRFVDSNERTAALEDGTVDVVLRTMTVTDARRERVLFSTPYLTARAGVLVSSPGGDASPEDVEDGRICVSRGSTTEDLIRRLSPNNTLLLVGNWSDCLISLQNSQAEIVVADDTILAGINDQDPATAIVQRGLNEESYAAGVSKGNPGLVRQINATLERMASDGTWQSLYDTWFGPFLPSGTQPSPQYGDDEDILGISPTPEAAPEGEVDNR, encoded by the coding sequence ATGATTGTTTCGTTCTCCCCGTCGCTCCACAGTCTCGCCGGTTGGCGGCGCGGGGCCGTCCTTGGTGCACTCGCCATCGCCGGGCTCACCGTCAGTGCCTGCGCGACCGATTCGCTTGCCGACGATCCCTACTCGCGCACAATCCTGGAGGCCACCGGTGACTTCCCCCTGCCACCGGGCGCGTTCTACGACAAAGCCTCCTCGAGGAAGCCTGCGGCAGAAGCCAACACCCCAGATCTGTCCACACTCGCCCCCGATGACCAAACACCGGAAGAGCGAATCCCGGAGATTTACCAGCGCGGCCGCATCATCGTTGGTGTTGACCAATCATTGAACCTGCTCAGCTTCCGCGACTTCAGCAGCGGAGAGCTCTCGGGGTTTGAAGTATCCCTGGCACAAGAGATTGCCCGGGACATCTTTGACAATCCCGATGCTGTCGAGTTTCGGTTCGTCGACAGCAACGAACGCACTGCCGCACTCGAAGACGGCACTGTCGATGTCGTTTTGCGCACTATGACGGTCACCGATGCCCGGCGCGAAAGGGTGCTGTTCTCCACACCGTATTTGACAGCACGAGCTGGAGTTCTAGTCTCTTCGCCGGGTGGCGATGCTTCCCCCGAGGACGTCGAGGACGGTCGCATCTGCGTTTCCCGGGGATCCACTACCGAGGATTTGATTCGACGGCTCTCGCCGAACAATACGCTGCTGTTGGTCGGTAACTGGTCGGACTGCCTCATTTCACTTCAAAACAGCCAGGCAGAGATTGTCGTTGCCGATGACACCATCCTCGCTGGTATCAACGACCAAGATCCGGCTACCGCCATTGTCCAGCGGGGCTTGAACGAGGAAAGCTACGCGGCCGGTGTATCCAAGGGGAACCCAGGCCTAGTTCGCCAAATCAACGCGACCCTGGAGCGTATGGCCAGCGATGGCACCTGGCAGTCCCTCTACGACACTTGGTTCGGCCCCTTCCTGCCAAGCGGTAC
- a CDS encoding RDD family protein — protein sequence MGGSPVGKGVSRLANWDDRRYGGEYSPTDYLGSSGRNAYREHDAYAAYDAAMPYQEVPYPVANIPVGYESGYPASYGVSSFGELSANPKVAPLTAQMAVHLGFDPNLANGSVARRGGALLVDSVIYTALIASIAVLTSIVGTSDSGVMVMLISLFLGPGGFYLYRVAGDSIFDGSPGKHAMGMKIEGAHGMPVSARDGFVRNAWILPSMIPVAGWFVSAGLAGWIAMAASRDPLGRGRHELSVHTRVVEKPETRELPRGQRRMGNRMGSKEQQGKQLKRIKRVKRGK from the coding sequence GTGGGCGGAAGCCCGGTAGGAAAGGGAGTTTCGAGGTTGGCTAACTGGGACGATCGCCGTTACGGCGGCGAGTACAGTCCGACGGATTACCTGGGTAGTAGTGGCAGGAACGCTTATCGGGAACACGACGCATATGCGGCGTACGATGCGGCAATGCCGTATCAGGAAGTGCCATATCCGGTAGCAAACATTCCGGTCGGCTATGAAAGCGGGTACCCCGCTAGCTATGGGGTGTCTTCCTTCGGTGAGCTCAGTGCCAATCCCAAAGTCGCGCCGCTGACCGCTCAAATGGCAGTACACCTGGGCTTTGACCCCAATCTGGCCAATGGCTCAGTGGCACGTCGTGGTGGTGCGCTGTTGGTGGATTCTGTCATCTACACTGCATTGATTGCCTCCATTGCAGTTCTCACTAGCATCGTGGGGACATCGGACAGCGGCGTAATGGTGATGCTGATCAGCCTCTTCCTCGGTCCCGGTGGTTTTTACCTCTACCGCGTGGCGGGGGACTCCATCTTCGACGGGTCGCCGGGTAAACACGCCATGGGCATGAAAATCGAAGGTGCACACGGGATGCCAGTCTCAGCCCGCGATGGTTTTGTGCGCAATGCCTGGATTCTGCCGTCGATGATTCCGGTCGCCGGTTGGTTTGTCTCTGCGGGCCTGGCCGGCTGGATTGCAATGGCTGCCTCACGCGATCCGCTGGGGAGAGGTCGTCATGAACTCTCGGTCCACACCCGTGTGGTGGAAAAGCCGGAGACGCGCGAGCTGCCGCGTGGGCAGCGCCGCATGGGCAATCGCATGGGTAGCAAAGAGCAGCAGGGCAAGCAGCTGAAGCGGATTAAAAGGGTTAAGCGCGGGAAGTAG
- a CDS encoding MarR family transcriptional regulator, which translates to MTSARSPQRTTTPEPASGFPTADDSTESDESLRESVQKISIGLYDFLASTRRLGERPNARMDISQSEMEVLHFISTHPGCGVSDIARLRFLRPSNVSATVRRLLDNGLIERENNAKDRRAQNLYVSSDGETLLEQLIDHWGALVYEIVRTMSQKDVRALIKALPSLLKLAEHSESYVEEHQRRQEPF; encoded by the coding sequence ATGACTTCTGCACGCTCCCCTCAGCGCACCACTACCCCGGAGCCAGCGAGCGGCTTCCCCACCGCGGATGACTCGACTGAGTCCGATGAATCCCTGCGCGAAAGCGTGCAGAAGATTTCCATCGGCCTGTATGACTTCCTTGCATCGACTCGCCGCCTCGGTGAGCGCCCGAATGCCAGGATGGACATTTCCCAGTCGGAAATGGAAGTACTGCACTTTATTTCAACCCACCCGGGCTGCGGCGTATCCGACATTGCACGCCTGCGTTTCCTACGCCCGTCCAACGTTTCGGCAACAGTTCGCCGTCTACTCGACAACGGACTGATTGAACGCGAGAACAACGCAAAGGATCGCCGTGCGCAGAACCTCTATGTCTCCAGCGATGGCGAAACGCTGCTGGAGCAACTTATCGACCACTGGGGTGCGCTGGTGTACGAAATTGTGCGGACAATGTCGCAAAAGGACGTTCGTGCGCTAATTAAGGCACTGCCCTCGCTACTAAAGCTGGCGGAGCACTCGGAAAGCTATGTTGAGGAGCACCAGCGCCGCCAGGAGCCGTTCTAA
- a CDS encoding NUDIX hydrolase, producing the protein MLQDGNGWAAGPNGTRCWGRFGAAGLLIVSPQRTVLMQYRADWTSFPLTWGVPGGACDSHETPEATALRETAEETGLLEHQLRILDTQVTTGPFPADPDRPELAGGWKYHTVYALAAEELETNPNEESLELRWIPLDDVDSLNLLPPFVESWPRVRAHLEKLLEALG; encoded by the coding sequence ATGCTTCAGGATGGAAATGGTTGGGCAGCCGGCCCCAACGGTACGCGCTGCTGGGGACGCTTCGGAGCTGCAGGGCTGCTGATTGTGAGCCCTCAGCGCACGGTGCTTATGCAGTATCGAGCTGACTGGACATCGTTCCCCCTAACGTGGGGTGTTCCTGGTGGGGCTTGTGATTCTCATGAGACTCCTGAGGCGACCGCGCTGCGTGAAACGGCTGAGGAAACTGGGCTGCTGGAGCATCAGCTTCGCATCCTCGACACGCAGGTCACCACCGGGCCCTTCCCGGCCGATCCGGACCGCCCCGAGCTCGCCGGCGGCTGGAAGTACCACACGGTCTACGCACTAGCTGCCGAAGAGCTGGAGACGAATCCGAACGAAGAGTCTCTAGAGCTGCGCTGGATTCCGCTTGACGACGTCGACAGCCTCAATCTGCTGCCGCCTTTCGTGGAATCGTGGCCCCGGGTGCGCGCGCACCTCGAGAAATTGTTGGAGGCCCTTGGCTAG
- a CDS encoding exodeoxyribonuclease III — MRICVWNVNSARTRLDRMVEMLRRNDIDVLAVQETKCKDDQFPTAAFEELGYQVAHHGLNQWNGVAIISRVGLEDIQAGFPGQPGFNKDPDATPTLEARHIAATCGGVRIHSLYIPNGRDITDLHFEYKLEFLERLRQHIIATLDDDPEATFMMGGDFNIAPTDGDVWSMAAFAGKTHVTPPERAAFYALEQAGMKEVTRQFTPNQWTYWDYKAGRFFKDEGMRIDFQLASPALAAKASAGFIDIEERQGKGASDHAPVIVDYEV, encoded by the coding sequence ATGCGAATCTGTGTCTGGAACGTCAATTCGGCTCGAACTCGCCTCGACCGAATGGTGGAAATGCTGCGCCGGAATGACATTGATGTCCTGGCCGTCCAGGAAACCAAGTGCAAGGACGACCAATTCCCCACCGCTGCTTTTGAAGAGCTGGGATACCAAGTCGCCCACCACGGCCTGAATCAGTGGAATGGCGTTGCCATCATCTCCCGCGTCGGCCTTGAGGACATCCAGGCAGGGTTCCCCGGTCAGCCCGGTTTCAACAAGGACCCCGACGCAACTCCCACATTGGAGGCCCGCCATATCGCTGCTACCTGCGGTGGCGTGCGCATCCACAGCCTCTACATCCCGAACGGCCGCGACATCACCGACCTGCACTTCGAGTACAAGCTCGAATTTTTGGAGCGGCTCCGTCAGCACATCATCGCCACGCTTGACGACGACCCGGAGGCCACCTTCATGATGGGCGGCGACTTCAACATCGCCCCGACCGACGGCGATGTCTGGTCAATGGCAGCCTTCGCGGGGAAAACACATGTCACACCACCTGAACGCGCAGCTTTCTATGCGCTGGAGCAGGCGGGCATGAAGGAGGTAACTCGCCAATTCACCCCAAACCAGTGGACCTACTGGGATTACAAAGCTGGCCGCTTTTTCAAGGATGAGGGCATGCGCATCGACTTCCAGCTCGCCTCCCCCGCCCTCGCGGCAAAGGCGTCCGCCGGATTCATCGACATCGAAGAGCGTCAGGGCAAAGGCGCATCCGACCATGCTCCGGTGATTGTGGATTACGAAGTGTAG